From the Osmerus eperlanus chromosome 19, fOsmEpe2.1, whole genome shotgun sequence genome, one window contains:
- the LOC134039608 gene encoding uncharacterized protein LOC134039608, with the protein MAVLVDEVWQHRDDLFGGTKDKRNFVLKNRIWQAIAQKMSPSSPCGLRDWGAVRKKWQEFQSQTKKKSAKVRRESMGTGGGAPGAPTLTPDEEKVLSIIGKKASEGISWGLNLLGDEGLSENSEEEEEEEEPSGSRAATCTSPGEDHPPQPSPVPVRQPAGPGVCMRGCLRGRPPITTCTCSETLVRLEREKLVVLRGIEGQLERQTALQEEMVQIKRQRLELHRRQLALAEAQINRPSISVPIILPQDGGDADADAQ; encoded by the exons ATGGCCGTATTAGTGGACGAGGTCTGGCAGCACCGTGATGACTTATTTGGGGGAACAAAGGACAAAAGAAACTTTGTATTAAAGAACCGAATTTGGCAGGCCATAGCCCAGAAGATGTCCCCCTCTAGTCCCTGTGGCCTGCGAGACTGGGGTGCTGTAAGGAAAAAGTGGCAGGAGTTCCAAAGccaaaccaaaaaaaaaagtgcaaaGGTGAGGCGAGAGAGCATGGGCACGGGTGGTGGCGCACCTGGTGCTCCAACCCTCACTCCGGACGAGGAAAAAGTCCTTTCCATAATTGGAAAGAAGGCCTCTGAAGGCATTAGTTGGGGCCTCAATCTTCTGGGGGACGAGGGCCTCTCAGAaaacagcgaggaggaggaggaggaggaggagccatcTGGGAGCAGAGCAGCGACATGCACGTCCCCAGGAGAGGACCACCCCCCACAACCGAGCCCTGTCCCCGTGCGCCAACCAGCAGGGCCCGGTGTCTGCATGCGGGGATGCTTAAGAGGGCGGCCCCCCATAACGACCTGCACCTGCAGCGAGACGCTGGTGCGTCTCGAGAGGGAGAAACTGGTGGTGCTGCGGGGGATAGAGGGCCAACTGGAGAGACAGACTGCCCtccaggaggagatggtgcagATCAAACGCCAGAGGTTGGAGCtgcaccggagacagctggcaCTCGCCGAGGCGCAGATCAACCGTCCCTCCATCTCGGTCCCAATAATTCTCCCCCAGGATGGAG GTGATGCAGATGCAGACGCCCAGTAA